A genomic stretch from Desulfohalobium retbaense DSM 5692 includes:
- a CDS encoding SF1B family DNA helicase RecD2: MSATTLQAEIVSIVFHNPENDYVVARARAEGEPGQSTVVGIMPQVMPGEQVRLEGEWREHPKFGRQFHAVSHTRELPATINGIRRYLASGRIKGVGPVMAERLVQFFGKDVLDILDNAPERLLEVEGLGKKTLEGIKASWDQQREVRNVMLFLQSHDVPPTYAGRIFARYGNQAVEKLQQNPYELAYEIRGIGFKTADTMALKLGFQEDSPERLEAGLVYTLFQFAEQGHMFYPGDELVHKVTETLGVGDTGKVDGALARLEERKRVVVEDLPEQAVLRAVFLRHFHNWEAEIASRLTALVSHPAPVNEGKLDSILPGLEQKIGVALSSEQKEAVFEACANKTFILTGGPGTGKTTITQAVVRGLGKLGYKIKLAAPTGRAAKRLSEATGASASTLHRLLGFSPDGAFAYNEEKKLKVDALVVDEASMLDCQLCVHLLRALPLTCRLILVGDVHQLPSVGAGNILEDLLESRAVPSRHLTHIFRQAQESLIVVNAHRFNEGLFPTTSAKEPPEADFFWVEQDDPARVQEIIRQLVCERIPAIYGLDPLRDVQVLSPMHKGEVGTQQLNTLLQQELNPSGPTLTRGNRMFRQGDRVLQTRNNYEKDVFNGDLGWITAINADSQTMQIDFEGRDLTYEQGELDELTLAYAVSVHKSQGSEYPAVVLPVVTQHFMLLQRNLIYTALTRAKSLAVLVGSSKALGIALNHKRGAERYTHLRYRLQDAANDIPY; the protein is encoded by the coding sequence ATGTCTGCTACCACCCTCCAGGCTGAAATCGTCAGTATCGTCTTCCACAATCCGGAAAATGACTATGTTGTGGCCAGGGCCCGGGCTGAAGGGGAACCCGGTCAATCGACCGTGGTAGGAATCATGCCCCAGGTCATGCCCGGGGAGCAGGTGCGCCTGGAAGGGGAGTGGCGGGAGCACCCCAAATTCGGCCGTCAATTCCATGCGGTGTCCCATACCCGGGAGTTGCCGGCCACCATCAACGGGATCAGACGCTATCTCGCCTCGGGGCGGATCAAGGGAGTCGGCCCGGTGATGGCCGAACGGCTGGTCCAGTTTTTCGGCAAAGACGTGCTGGATATCCTGGACAACGCCCCGGAGCGCCTTTTGGAGGTCGAGGGGCTGGGAAAGAAGACGCTGGAGGGAATCAAGGCCTCGTGGGATCAACAGCGCGAAGTGCGTAACGTCATGCTGTTTTTGCAAAGCCATGATGTGCCCCCGACCTATGCCGGGCGTATTTTCGCCCGCTACGGCAATCAGGCCGTGGAGAAATTGCAGCAAAATCCCTACGAACTGGCCTACGAAATCCGGGGCATCGGTTTCAAGACCGCGGACACCATGGCCTTGAAACTCGGTTTTCAGGAGGACAGCCCCGAACGCCTGGAGGCCGGTCTGGTCTACACCCTGTTCCAGTTCGCTGAGCAGGGGCATATGTTCTACCCCGGCGATGAACTCGTGCACAAGGTGACCGAGACCCTGGGGGTCGGCGATACCGGCAAGGTCGACGGTGCGCTGGCCAGACTGGAGGAGCGAAAGCGGGTTGTCGTAGAGGATCTGCCGGAACAGGCGGTCCTTCGGGCTGTTTTTCTTCGTCATTTCCACAATTGGGAGGCCGAGATCGCTTCCCGGCTCACCGCTTTGGTCTCCCATCCGGCACCGGTCAACGAAGGAAAATTGGATTCTATTTTACCGGGGCTGGAGCAGAAAATCGGCGTGGCCTTGTCCTCTGAACAAAAGGAAGCCGTTTTCGAGGCGTGTGCCAACAAGACGTTTATTTTGACCGGCGGCCCGGGAACCGGGAAGACGACCATCACCCAGGCCGTGGTCCGCGGGTTGGGGAAACTGGGGTACAAGATCAAGCTTGCAGCCCCCACGGGACGAGCGGCCAAACGGCTTTCAGAGGCGACCGGTGCCTCGGCGAGCACGCTGCACCGCCTGCTCGGATTTTCCCCGGACGGCGCCTTCGCCTACAACGAGGAAAAGAAGCTTAAAGTCGACGCGCTGGTGGTCGATGAGGCCTCCATGCTGGACTGCCAGCTGTGCGTTCACCTGTTGCGCGCCCTGCCGTTGACGTGCCGGTTGATCCTGGTCGGCGATGTGCACCAACTGCCCTCCGTCGGGGCCGGCAACATCCTGGAAGACCTGCTCGAGAGCCGCGCCGTGCCCAGTCGCCATCTGACCCACATTTTCCGGCAGGCCCAGGAAAGCCTGATCGTGGTCAACGCCCACCGTTTTAACGAAGGCTTATTTCCCACGACCTCAGCCAAGGAGCCCCCGGAGGCCGATTTTTTCTGGGTCGAACAGGATGACCCGGCCCGGGTTCAGGAAATCATCAGGCAACTGGTCTGCGAGCGGATTCCGGCAATTTACGGCCTTGATCCCCTGCGCGACGTCCAGGTGTTGAGCCCGATGCACAAAGGGGAAGTCGGCACCCAGCAGCTCAACACGCTTTTGCAGCAGGAACTCAATCCCTCAGGGCCGACCCTGACGCGGGGCAACCGGATGTTTCGCCAGGGAGATCGGGTCCTGCAGACCCGCAATAACTATGAAAAAGATGTCTTTAATGGAGATCTGGGCTGGATTACGGCGATTAACGCCGACTCGCAGACCATGCAGATCGATTTCGAGGGCCGTGATCTGACCTATGAACAGGGCGAACTTGATGAACTCACCTTGGCTTACGCCGTCAGTGTGCATAAATCCCAGGGCAGTGAATATCCGGCCGTTGTCCTGCCGGTCGTGACCCAGCACTTCATGCTTTTGCAGCGCAATCTGATCTATACCGCCCTGACCCGGGCCAAGTCTCTGGCTGTGCTTGTTGGCAGCAGTAAGGCCCTGGGCATCGCCCTGAACCACAAACGGGGCGCAGAGCGCTATACCCACCTCCGTTACCGGCTCCAAGACGCGGCCAACGACATTCCCTATTGA
- a CDS encoding branched-chain amino acid transaminase, translating to MVQKAEKIWFDGELVDWDAAQVHVLTHTLHYGVGVFEGIRCYKGSDGRPGIVRLREHVERLFDSARAVEMEIPFSQDEITKAIEQTVQVNNLAEGYIRPLAFIGDGVMGVHPGSNPVRVIIATWPWGAYLGDDALQKGIRVRTSSFSRHHVNVMMTKAKVCGNYVNSVLAKREAVADGYDEALMLDVDGYVAEATGENIFIVKHGVLKTPPLGPILGGITRDCLITLARDMGYSVIEQRFTRDELYNAEEAFFCGTAAEVTPIREVDRRQIGAGQAGPVTQLLQQEYFRVVRGENLKYAGWLHHFDS from the coding sequence ATGGTCCAGAAAGCGGAGAAGATCTGGTTCGACGGGGAATTAGTGGACTGGGATGCGGCGCAGGTCCATGTCCTGACCCATACCCTGCACTACGGCGTCGGGGTGTTCGAAGGCATCCGGTGTTATAAAGGCTCGGATGGGCGTCCCGGCATCGTGCGCCTCAGGGAGCATGTCGAACGGTTGTTCGATTCAGCTCGGGCCGTGGAAATGGAGATTCCTTTCAGCCAGGACGAGATCACCAAGGCCATTGAACAGACCGTGCAGGTCAATAATCTTGCGGAAGGCTACATCCGTCCCCTGGCCTTTATCGGTGACGGGGTCATGGGAGTCCATCCCGGCTCTAATCCGGTGCGGGTCATCATCGCCACCTGGCCCTGGGGGGCATATCTTGGAGACGACGCCCTGCAAAAGGGGATTCGGGTCCGGACATCGAGTTTCAGCCGCCATCATGTCAATGTCATGATGACCAAGGCCAAGGTCTGCGGCAATTACGTGAATTCCGTGCTGGCCAAGCGCGAGGCCGTGGCCGACGGCTACGATGAGGCCCTGATGCTGGACGTGGACGGTTACGTCGCCGAGGCCACCGGAGAGAATATTTTTATCGTCAAGCACGGGGTATTGAAGACGCCGCCGCTGGGACCCATCCTGGGCGGCATCACCCGGGACTGCCTGATCACGCTGGCGCGGGACATGGGGTATAGCGTTATCGAGCAGCGCTTCACCCGTGATGAGCTCTACAATGCTGAAGAAGCCTTTTTCTGCGGCACCGCCGCCGAAGTGACCCCGATCCGTGAAGTGGACCGCAGGCAGATCGGAGCCGGGCAGGCCGGGCCGGTAACCCAATTGCTCCAGCAGGAATATTTTCGCGTCGTGCGCGGGGAAAATCTGAAATACGCCGGGTGGCTGCACCACTTTGACAGCTAA
- the tig gene encoding trigger factor: MEYQVENISPVEKKITVTVPAEEVNAALGAAIAMYRKDVQIDGFRKGKVPSSIVESKFKSQIYQEATNDLLNVHINQIMGELNLQPLSGLDVDAKEMVRDQDYIYTFSFENVPDIDLPEYKGLSGTKEKVEAKEEDIQEVLDRVRQNMASMEEVDEDRTPKDGEVAVVDFTAEYDGKPVEGGEAQNFDLPLGEGQSLPEFEELVKTLTPGEQAEEDITFPSDFLNKDLADVTVNMKVTLKAIKQRVLPEVDDDFAEKAGGFGSAEEMRKAISESYENSRNQVAKSEAQKAILDKILEQVDFPLPPSMVENQIQAQIKQQRERLERQGKSLESTGTSEEQLREEYRPEAESLVKSHLVLLAIANKEELSVSPQEVEQHLYQMAVQSGQDFQTLKEYHEKNNLMYALRDQLLADKAMELIYDNAEVTEVPAGGSDQESSDEDDSAATENE; this comes from the coding sequence ATGGAATACCAGGTGGAGAATATTTCCCCGGTGGAAAAGAAGATCACGGTGACGGTGCCCGCAGAGGAGGTCAATGCGGCTCTGGGGGCGGCCATTGCCATGTATCGCAAGGATGTCCAGATCGACGGCTTCCGCAAGGGCAAGGTCCCGAGTTCCATTGTCGAGAGCAAATTCAAGAGCCAGATTTATCAGGAAGCCACAAACGACCTGCTCAACGTGCATATCAACCAGATCATGGGCGAACTCAATCTGCAGCCCCTGTCCGGACTAGATGTGGACGCCAAGGAGATGGTCCGGGACCAGGATTACATCTACACCTTCAGCTTTGAAAATGTCCCGGACATTGATTTGCCCGAATATAAAGGTTTGAGCGGAACCAAAGAGAAGGTCGAGGCCAAGGAAGAGGATATTCAGGAAGTCTTGGACCGCGTACGCCAGAACATGGCCTCTATGGAAGAGGTAGATGAGGACCGGACTCCCAAGGACGGCGAAGTAGCGGTTGTCGATTTTACCGCCGAGTATGACGGCAAGCCCGTGGAAGGGGGGGAGGCCCAGAACTTTGACCTTCCTCTCGGTGAAGGGCAATCGTTGCCGGAGTTCGAGGAGCTGGTCAAAACCCTGACTCCTGGGGAACAGGCTGAAGAGGATATCACTTTCCCGTCCGATTTCCTGAACAAGGATCTGGCCGATGTGACCGTCAACATGAAGGTCACTTTGAAGGCGATCAAGCAGCGGGTCTTGCCGGAAGTGGATGACGATTTTGCTGAAAAGGCTGGCGGTTTTGGTAGCGCCGAGGAAATGCGCAAGGCAATCAGCGAGTCCTATGAAAACAGTCGCAACCAGGTGGCCAAGTCCGAAGCCCAGAAGGCGATTTTGGACAAGATTCTTGAGCAGGTCGACTTTCCCTTACCGCCGTCCATGGTAGAAAATCAGATCCAGGCCCAGATCAAACAGCAGCGTGAGCGGCTGGAGCGCCAGGGCAAAAGCCTGGAGTCGACTGGAACAAGTGAAGAGCAACTCCGCGAGGAGTACCGTCCCGAAGCCGAATCCCTGGTCAAATCCCACCTTGTTTTGCTGGCCATTGCCAATAAAGAGGAGTTGTCGGTTTCGCCGCAGGAGGTCGAGCAGCACCTGTATCAGATGGCGGTGCAAAGTGGCCAGGATTTCCAGACCCTCAAGGAATACCATGAGAAAAATAACCTCATGTACGCCTTGCGGGATCAGCTTCTTGCCGACAAAGCCATGGAGCTGATCTATGACAATGCCGAGGTCACCGAAGTCCCTGCCGGTGGATCTGATCAGGAATCCTCCGATGAGGATGACTCGGCCGCGACTGAGAACGAATAA
- the clpP gene encoding ATP-dependent Clp endopeptidase proteolytic subunit ClpP → MNVPIVIESTGRGERAYDIYSRLLKDRIILLGTPIDDNVANLICAQLLFLESENPDKEINFYINSPGGSVTSGLAIYDTMQYISAPVATLCLGQAASMGAVLLAAGEPGMRYALPHGRIMLHQPMGGFQGQATDIDIQAREILRLKSSLNSILSRHTGVELEKMERDTDRDYFMGATEAADYGVIDQVLASRREMTG, encoded by the coding sequence ATGAATGTACCTATTGTCATTGAATCCACGGGACGCGGGGAACGCGCCTATGATATATATTCCCGGCTTCTTAAAGACCGGATCATCCTGCTGGGCACCCCGATCGACGACAACGTGGCGAATCTGATCTGCGCCCAGCTTCTTTTCCTGGAATCGGAAAACCCGGACAAGGAAATCAATTTTTACATCAACAGCCCGGGAGGCTCCGTGACCTCGGGGTTAGCGATTTATGACACCATGCAATACATTTCCGCTCCCGTAGCGACCTTGTGCCTGGGGCAGGCTGCCAGCATGGGCGCCGTGCTCCTCGCTGCCGGCGAACCCGGAATGCGCTATGCCCTGCCGCACGGGCGGATCATGCTCCACCAGCCCATGGGTGGGTTTCAAGGTCAGGCCACCGATATCGATATCCAGGCCCGGGAAATCCTGCGGTTGAAGAGTTCCTTGAATTCGATCCTCTCCCGGCATACCGGGGTGGAGCTGGAAAAGATGGAACGGGACACTGATCGCGACTATTTCATGGGCGCGACCGAAGCCGCCGATTATGGCGTGATCGACCAAGTATTGGCGTCGCGGCGGGAAATGACCGGATAG
- the dnaX gene encoding DNA polymerase III subunit gamma/tau, with protein sequence MSPGPLTHTYRPQTFSTVVGQKQVRTILSRAAAENQVAPAYLFSGTRGVGKTTVARILAKAINCEQGPASEPCNQCRHCREITQGTGVDVVEIDGASHTGVDHVRKLKEDVGYAPLSCRYKVIIIDEAHMLSKAAFNALLKTLEEPPPQAIFIMATTEPHRFPATIISRCQHHIFQRLRQEELTDHLRRVLENEAIEMDAEAVRLIARKGAGSVRDAMSLLAQVLALGQRRLESAHVREVLGLAGQETLLSLFEALRDQDCIAINTVLRSVLDQGLDLAFFLRELTATWRNLFLLKQSGEGALSLLDLPQEEAREWLQWAEAFSASHIHACWQMTLEGQRRVLTSVEPALALELLLLNLAFMQDLVPLGQPGSGSSGPAPGSAGGTSGRRASGAAPAGSQTAAPQKPQSPVQSAAESSEEKTWEGFVRYCQQAVEGEAAKLPGLNHVQGEIDGGCLRIQCQSRVQAERFAVTEKKNLLHDLACQYFETDMELEVHQPKESAPPDRNTLKKEVLEHPAIQEALSAFQAQLVEVRPKSGR encoded by the coding sequence ATGTCTCCAGGACCGTTGACCCATACCTACCGGCCGCAGACGTTCAGCACTGTTGTCGGCCAAAAGCAAGTGCGTACGATCCTCTCCCGTGCCGCAGCTGAAAACCAGGTCGCACCGGCCTATTTGTTCAGCGGCACGCGGGGAGTGGGCAAGACCACAGTCGCGCGTATCCTGGCCAAGGCCATCAATTGCGAACAGGGACCGGCCAGCGAGCCCTGCAACCAGTGCCGGCATTGCCGGGAGATCACCCAGGGCACTGGCGTGGATGTGGTCGAAATCGACGGGGCATCTCACACCGGAGTCGATCATGTGCGCAAGCTCAAGGAGGATGTCGGGTATGCCCCACTGTCCTGCCGCTACAAGGTCATCATTATCGATGAGGCGCACATGTTGTCCAAGGCGGCGTTCAATGCCCTTTTAAAGACGCTGGAAGAGCCGCCTCCCCAGGCCATTTTCATCATGGCCACCACCGAGCCACACCGTTTTCCGGCGACGATCATCAGCCGCTGTCAGCACCATATCTTTCAGCGACTGCGCCAAGAGGAACTCACCGATCATCTGCGCCGGGTTCTGGAGAATGAAGCGATTGAGATGGACGCGGAAGCGGTTCGGCTGATCGCCCGCAAAGGGGCCGGCAGCGTCCGGGATGCCATGTCCTTGCTGGCCCAGGTGCTGGCCCTGGGCCAGCGCCGATTGGAGAGTGCGCATGTCCGGGAGGTACTGGGGCTGGCCGGGCAGGAGACCCTGCTGTCTCTGTTCGAAGCCCTGCGTGACCAAGATTGCATCGCCATCAACACCGTCTTGCGTTCGGTACTGGACCAGGGGCTGGATCTCGCGTTTTTTCTGCGGGAGCTGACAGCTACATGGCGCAATCTCTTTTTGCTCAAACAGTCTGGAGAGGGCGCCCTTTCCCTTCTTGATCTGCCCCAGGAAGAGGCGCGGGAATGGTTGCAGTGGGCTGAGGCCTTCAGCGCCAGCCACATCCACGCCTGCTGGCAGATGACCCTGGAAGGGCAACGCCGGGTCTTGACCAGTGTCGAACCCGCTTTGGCCTTGGAACTGTTGCTGCTCAACCTGGCGTTTATGCAGGATCTGGTGCCGCTTGGGCAACCGGGATCGGGATCCTCTGGTCCGGCCCCGGGAAGCGCAGGGGGCACGTCAGGACGCCGGGCGTCAGGGGCAGCCCCTGCCGGATCGCAGACAGCAGCCCCCCAAAAGCCGCAATCTCCCGTTCAATCCGCGGCCGAATCCTCTGAGGAAAAGACCTGGGAGGGGTTTGTCCGCTATTGCCAGCAGGCCGTGGAAGGTGAGGCAGCAAAACTGCCTGGCCTCAACCATGTCCAGGGCGAAATCGACGGTGGATGCTTGCGCATCCAGTGCCAAAGCCGGGTCCAGGCCGAGCGGTTCGCTGTAACGGAAAAAAAAAATCTTCTGCACGATCTGGCCTGCCAGTATTTCGAAACCGATATGGAACTCGAGGTGCACCAGCCGAAGGAGTCGGCACCACCGGATCGCAATACACTCAAAAAAGAGGTTTTGGAGCATCCGGCCATCCAAGAAGCCCTGAGCGCCTTCCAGGCGCAACTCGTAGAGGTGCGACCAAAATCCGGCAGGTAG
- the der gene encoding ribosome biogenesis GTPase Der produces MLPTVALIGRRNVGKSTLFNRLIRKQKALTHDRPGVTRDRLYAEVPHGEPPFALVDTGGLVLDESDGVEADVFEQAREAMEGAQLILFVVDGRQGVSTIDEQLAAFLRQTDKPVRLVINKVDGAELEDTLSAEFYALGFPLSAVSAAHGYGTLTLQEEIEETLQGLGAVPVEEGEQEDDITLRLALLGRPNVGKSSLINALVGEKRLVVSPEAGTTTDIVDVLFEKKGKRYIFLDSAGVRRRSKIDDSLERFSVLRALRNSKRAQVTVLCLDALQGVVGQDKKLLSFLDREKIPFIVAVNKVDLVPSDRLGQLKKYFENELRFLSHVPRIYTSAVSKAGLGGLLPLTEKLWSECTTRIGTGQLNRGLEDMIGRHQPPVVKHRRAKFYYLTQTGTTPPTFVFFVNDKNLVKPSYARYLEKQLRKRFQLRMTPIQLYFRTSRG; encoded by the coding sequence ATGCTCCCAACCGTCGCACTGATCGGACGCCGCAATGTGGGCAAATCCACATTGTTCAACCGCCTTATCCGCAAGCAAAAGGCTCTGACCCACGACCGTCCCGGGGTGACCCGGGACCGTTTGTATGCCGAAGTGCCCCACGGTGAGCCGCCCTTTGCCCTGGTGGATACCGGCGGGCTGGTTTTGGACGAGAGCGACGGGGTAGAAGCCGACGTTTTCGAACAAGCCCGGGAGGCCATGGAAGGGGCGCAGCTTATTTTGTTTGTGGTCGATGGGCGCCAGGGGGTGTCCACCATCGACGAACAACTGGCCGCTTTTTTGCGCCAGACAGACAAACCGGTCCGTCTGGTGATCAATAAAGTCGACGGGGCTGAACTCGAAGACACCCTGAGTGCGGAATTCTATGCCCTGGGATTTCCCCTGAGTGCGGTTTCCGCAGCCCATGGCTACGGGACGCTGACCCTGCAGGAGGAGATCGAGGAGACTCTCCAGGGGCTTGGGGCCGTGCCGGTGGAGGAGGGGGAACAGGAGGATGATATCACCTTGCGCTTGGCCTTGCTGGGGCGGCCCAATGTCGGCAAATCCTCACTGATCAACGCGTTAGTGGGGGAAAAACGGCTCGTGGTCAGCCCGGAGGCTGGTACGACTACCGATATCGTTGACGTCCTCTTTGAAAAAAAGGGCAAACGCTATATTTTTCTCGATTCCGCCGGGGTCAGGCGCCGCTCCAAAATCGACGACAGTCTGGAGCGCTTCAGTGTCCTGCGGGCCCTGCGCAACAGCAAGCGGGCTCAGGTTACGGTCCTGTGCCTGGACGCCCTGCAGGGGGTCGTGGGGCAGGATAAAAAACTCCTTTCGTTTCTGGACCGGGAAAAGATTCCCTTCATTGTTGCGGTGAACAAGGTTGATCTGGTGCCGAGTGATCGCCTGGGGCAACTCAAGAAATATTTTGAAAACGAACTGCGGTTTCTCTCCCATGTGCCTCGCATTTATACCTCGGCGGTGAGCAAGGCTGGGCTCGGCGGATTGTTGCCGCTGACGGAAAAGCTGTGGAGCGAATGCACGACGCGGATCGGGACTGGTCAGCTCAACCGCGGTCTGGAAGACATGATCGGCCGGCATCAGCCCCCCGTGGTCAAGCACCGGCGGGCGAAATTTTATTACCTGACCCAGACCGGGACCACACCGCCGACGTTTGTCTTTTTTGTGAACGACAAAAATCTGGTCAAGCCGTCTTACGCGCGGTATCTCGAAAAACAATTGCGAAAGCGATTTCAATTACGTATGACCCCTATTCAATTATATTTTCGTACCAGCCGCGGATAA
- the recR gene encoding recombination mediator RecR, producing the protein MQSNKLPAPLRKVVDELAQLPGVGPKSALRMGLTLLKWPQEKAEGLGESIKQLRRTLCLCEQCASLTDQNPCAICADVARDGSVLCLIPDWDSLLVMEEAGFFRGKYFVLGGLLSPLDGVNPDQLELDRLEKRLDQGEIREVVLALGTTTEAEATESHLKNLLHRKYPDLRVARLAQGIPLGAHLKFMDRETLKQSMQYRQSL; encoded by the coding sequence ATGCAAAGCAATAAACTCCCTGCCCCCTTGCGCAAGGTAGTCGACGAGTTGGCTCAATTACCAGGAGTCGGCCCCAAGTCCGCCTTGCGCATGGGGCTGACGCTTTTGAAATGGCCCCAGGAAAAGGCCGAAGGGTTGGGCGAGTCGATCAAGCAGCTGCGGCGGACATTGTGTCTGTGCGAGCAGTGCGCCAGCCTGACGGACCAGAATCCCTGCGCTATTTGTGCCGACGTTGCCCGCGATGGTTCTGTGCTCTGTTTGATCCCGGATTGGGATTCGCTTTTGGTCATGGAAGAGGCGGGGTTCTTCCGGGGCAAGTATTTTGTGCTCGGCGGACTGCTTTCGCCGTTGGACGGCGTCAATCCTGACCAACTGGAGTTGGACCGCCTAGAGAAGCGGCTGGATCAGGGCGAAATCCGGGAGGTTGTCCTGGCCCTGGGGACGACCACAGAGGCCGAAGCCACTGAATCCCACCTCAAAAACCTCCTGCATCGCAAGTATCCCGACCTCCGTGTCGCTCGCCTGGCGCAGGGGATTCCGCTGGGGGCCCACCTGAAGTTCATGGACCGGGAGACCCTGAAACAATCCATGCAGTACCGCCAATCCCTCTGA
- a CDS encoding YbaB/EbfC family nucleoid-associated protein, whose protein sequence is MNDLIRQAQQMQRKMAQIQEEVGNQTVEASAGGGMVTVTVTGNQEVTGIAIDPSVVDPNDVDMLQDLVLSAVNEAMKKAKKLMEDSMSEVTGGMNIPGLF, encoded by the coding sequence ATGAATGATCTGATCCGCCAAGCGCAACAGATGCAGCGGAAAATGGCTCAAATACAAGAAGAGGTTGGCAACCAGACTGTTGAGGCCTCCGCCGGCGGCGGCATGGTCACGGTCACGGTGACCGGGAACCAGGAAGTCACCGGCATCGCGATTGATCCTTCCGTGGTCGATCCCAACGATGTGGACATGCTCCAGGACCTGGTCTTGTCCGCAGTCAATGAGGCGATGAAAAAAGCCAAAAAGCTCATGGAAGATTCCATGTCCGAAGTCACCGGCGGGATGAACATTCCGGGCCTGTTCTAG